In one Kitasatospora cineracea genomic region, the following are encoded:
- a CDS encoding glutamate racemase — MKIALVDSGLGLLAAAAAIRRLRPDADLVVSCDPDGMPWGPRTPEDITGHALACARAAMAHRPEALVVACNTATVHALDRLRAEFEPGLPVVGTVPAIKPAAAAGGVVAIWATSRTTGSAYQRGLIAEFGGAAEVHEVACPGLAEAVERADGAAIAAAVASAAARTPAGTTDVVLGCTHYELIDDRIAAALAHPVRLHGSADAIAAQTLRRLGPGARPGDGTLTVLHSGRPSALQAEALAYPQGALLTAPARV, encoded by the coding sequence GTGAAGATCGCCCTCGTGGACTCCGGACTCGGACTGCTCGCCGCCGCCGCCGCGATCCGGCGGCTGCGCCCCGACGCGGACCTGGTCGTCTCCTGCGACCCCGACGGCATGCCCTGGGGGCCGCGGACGCCCGAGGACATCACCGGGCACGCGCTGGCCTGCGCCCGGGCCGCGATGGCGCACCGCCCGGAGGCGCTGGTGGTGGCCTGCAACACGGCGACGGTGCACGCGCTGGACCGGCTGCGGGCCGAGTTCGAGCCGGGGCTGCCGGTGGTCGGGACGGTGCCCGCGATCAAGCCCGCGGCCGCGGCCGGCGGGGTGGTGGCGATCTGGGCGACCTCGCGGACCACCGGCAGCGCGTACCAGCGCGGGCTGATCGCCGAGTTCGGCGGGGCCGCCGAGGTCCACGAGGTGGCCTGCCCCGGGCTGGCCGAAGCCGTCGAGCGGGCCGACGGGGCCGCGATCGCCGCCGCCGTCGCCTCGGCCGCCGCCCGCACCCCCGCCGGGACCACCGACGTGGTGCTGGGCTGCACCCACTACGAACTGATCGACGACCGGATCGCCGCCGCCCTCGCCCACCCGGTCCGCCTGCACGGCTCCGCGGACGCGATCGCCGCCCAGACCCTGCGCCGCCTCGGCCCCGGCGCCCGCCCCGGCGACGGAACGCTGACCGTCCTCCACTCCGGCCGCCCGTCCGCCCTCCAGGCCGAGGCCCTCGCCTACCCGCAGGGCGCGCTCCTGACGGCCCCCGCCCGGGTCTGA
- a CDS encoding MFS transporter yields the protein MGQLTASNERVPADSKVSGTAYTNLVVATIGFALTFWAWNLIAPLAGEFDKTLHMSSFAQSFLVAVPVIVGSLGRVPVGALTDRFGARLMFPLMSALTIVPVLLLIPARGSYGALLAVGFFLGLGGTTFAIGVPLVNSWFPASKRGLGIGVFGMGMGGVALSGYFTPRLWKHGHDLPFWVMAIALAAYTVVSFFLLRDRPDRVVPTASLASRLGRAGRLRVTWELSALYAIGFGGIVAFGVYLPTYLKTWYELSATDAGTKAAGFALVTVVFRPFGGWLSDRVHPAVVTCWALAVTALFAVVQAFDPALSPVGTIAFMVMAAGLGTTSGSVFALVAQVTPVAQVGSVTGIVGAIGGLGGFVPPLVMGAIYSAKSSYSIGFMLLSDLALAGAVYAIGRMRGIRPTATD from the coding sequence ATGGGACAGCTGACAGCATCGAACGAACGGGTACCGGCCGACAGCAAGGTGTCGGGCACGGCCTACACCAACCTGGTGGTCGCCACCATCGGCTTCGCGCTGACCTTCTGGGCGTGGAACCTGATCGCCCCGCTGGCGGGCGAGTTCGACAAGACACTGCACATGTCGTCGTTCGCCCAGTCGTTCCTGGTCGCGGTGCCCGTCATCGTCGGCTCGCTGGGCCGCGTCCCGGTCGGCGCGCTGACCGACCGGTTCGGGGCCCGGCTGATGTTCCCGCTGATGTCGGCGCTGACCATCGTCCCGGTGCTGCTGCTGATCCCGGCCCGCGGGTCGTACGGGGCGCTGCTCGCGGTCGGGTTCTTCCTCGGGCTCGGCGGCACCACCTTCGCCATCGGCGTGCCGCTGGTGAACTCCTGGTTCCCGGCCAGCAAGCGCGGCCTGGGCATCGGCGTGTTCGGCATGGGCATGGGCGGCGTCGCGCTGTCCGGCTACTTCACCCCGCGGCTGTGGAAGCACGGCCACGACCTGCCGTTCTGGGTGATGGCGATCGCCCTGGCCGCGTACACGGTGGTCTCCTTCTTCCTGCTGCGCGACCGCCCCGACCGGGTGGTCCCGACCGCCTCGCTGGCCTCCCGGCTCGGGCGGGCCGGGCGGCTGCGGGTGACGTGGGAGCTGTCCGCGCTGTACGCGATCGGCTTCGGCGGCATCGTCGCGTTCGGCGTCTACCTGCCCACCTACCTGAAGACCTGGTACGAGCTGTCCGCCACCGACGCGGGCACCAAGGCCGCCGGGTTCGCGCTGGTCACGGTGGTCTTCCGGCCGTTCGGCGGCTGGCTGTCGGACCGGGTCCACCCGGCCGTGGTGACCTGCTGGGCGCTGGCGGTCACCGCGCTGTTCGCCGTCGTCCAGGCCTTCGACCCGGCCCTCAGCCCGGTCGGCACCATCGCCTTCATGGTGATGGCGGCCGGCCTGGGCACCACCAGCGGCTCGGTGTTCGCACTGGTCGCCCAGGTCACCCCGGTCGCCCAGGTCGGCTCGGTGACCGGCATCGTCGGCGCGATCGGCGGCCTGGGCGGGTTCGTCCCGCCGCTGGTGATGGGCGCCATCTACAGCGCCAAGAGCAGCTACTCGATCGGCTTCATGCTGCTCTCCGACCTGGCCCTGGCCGGCGCCGTCTACGCGATCGGCCGGATGCGCGGCATCCGCCCCACCGCCACCGACTGA
- a CDS encoding polysaccharide deacetylase family protein, which translates to MSYATTAAAVCAPPQPVVPSAAPTPRRPREQGRDRSSWLRFSPAQPLFRARAAQRLAVLAYHGITDPASFGAQLDRLRRLATPVSVQDVERALAEGRPLPPRSVLVTFDDPDRTVLRHALPELVARRIPAAAFVIAELVGTEKPFWWHEAAFLSRHGGRARLLSRGADPARVLALLKAMPDPDRRRSLAELRVSANRRPPSQEQLRPEDLRTLRDADVAVGNHTLGHPSLRRCDEATVHAEITGAHRALTRWLGEAPSAFAYPDGGFDERADAVLRQLGYRLGFLSDHRLGPRLPAHPLRISRLQVDSTTSTRRFDTILSGLEPAVQRLLGAQS; encoded by the coding sequence GTGTCGTACGCCACCACCGCCGCTGCCGTCTGCGCCCCGCCCCAGCCCGTCGTCCCGTCCGCCGCGCCCACTCCGCGCCGGCCCCGGGAGCAGGGGCGGGACCGGAGCAGCTGGCTGCGGTTCAGCCCCGCCCAGCCGCTGTTCCGGGCCCGGGCCGCGCAGCGGCTCGCCGTGCTCGCCTACCACGGGATCACCGACCCGGCCTCGTTCGGCGCCCAGCTGGACCGGCTGCGGCGGCTGGCCACGCCGGTGTCCGTGCAGGACGTGGAGCGGGCGCTGGCCGAGGGCCGGCCGCTGCCGCCGCGCTCGGTGCTGGTGACCTTCGACGACCCGGACCGCACCGTGCTGCGGCACGCGCTGCCGGAGCTGGTGGCCCGGCGGATCCCGGCGGCCGCGTTCGTGATCGCCGAGCTGGTCGGCACCGAGAAGCCGTTCTGGTGGCACGAGGCGGCGTTCCTGTCCCGGCACGGCGGCCGGGCCCGGCTGCTGTCCCGCGGCGCCGACCCGGCCCGGGTGCTGGCCCTGCTCAAGGCGATGCCCGACCCGGACCGGCGGCGCAGCCTGGCCGAGCTGCGGGTCTCGGCGAACCGCCGCCCGCCGTCCCAGGAGCAGCTGCGCCCGGAGGACCTGCGCACCCTGCGGGACGCGGACGTCGCGGTCGGCAACCACACCCTGGGGCACCCCTCGCTGCGGCGCTGCGACGAGGCGACGGTGCACGCGGAGATCACCGGCGCGCACCGGGCGCTGACCCGCTGGCTGGGCGAGGCCCCGTCGGCGTTCGCCTACCCGGACGGCGGCTTCGACGAGCGGGCGGACGCGGTGCTGCGCCAGCTCGGCTACCGGCTCGGTTTCCTCTCCGACCACCGGCTGGGGCCCCGGCTGCCCGCGCACCCGCTGCGGATCAGCCGCCTCCAGGTCGACTCGACCACCTCGACCCGCCGGTTCGACACCATCCTGTCCGGCCTGGAGCCGGCGGTGCAGCGGCTGCTGGGCGCGCAGTCCTGA
- a CDS encoding polysaccharide deacetylase family protein, whose protein sequence is MPSSAAGAGGVRTKVKQQLARAAGRVPGAGATLLIYHRVGGGTADELDLATADFTAQADLLAELPPGRVVPLDTAADRLDAGLRTPSTVLTFDDGFADTYETAWPLLRERGLPFTVYLASGLVGAPMRWEGSTAKGAPATGLSWEQLREMTASGLCTVANHTRSHARPELLTTAELDACGDDVEEHLGTRPAHFAYTWGRPVPHLDAALRARFRTCATGQVGRNLPGYDPVRFHRVPVRRTDPIDFFRAKLYGRLVPERAYARIVATAKAVGAGA, encoded by the coding sequence ATGCCGAGCAGCGCCGCCGGGGCCGGAGGCGTCCGGACCAAGGTCAAACAGCAGCTGGCCCGCGCGGCCGGCCGGGTGCCCGGCGCGGGCGCCACCCTGCTGATCTACCACCGGGTGGGCGGCGGCACCGCCGACGAGCTCGACCTCGCCACCGCCGACTTCACCGCCCAGGCCGACCTGCTCGCCGAGCTCCCGCCCGGCCGGGTCGTCCCGCTGGACACCGCCGCCGACCGCCTCGACGCCGGCCTGCGCACCCCCAGCACCGTCCTCACCTTCGACGACGGCTTCGCCGACACCTACGAGACGGCCTGGCCGCTGCTCAGGGAACGCGGCCTGCCGTTCACCGTCTACCTGGCCAGCGGCCTGGTCGGCGCCCCGATGCGCTGGGAGGGCTCCACCGCCAAGGGCGCCCCCGCCACCGGCCTCAGCTGGGAGCAGCTGCGCGAGATGACCGCCTCCGGGCTGTGCACCGTCGCCAACCACACCCGCAGCCACGCCCGCCCCGAACTGCTCACCACCGCCGAACTCGACGCCTGCGGCGACGACGTCGAGGAACACCTCGGCACCCGCCCCGCGCACTTCGCCTACACCTGGGGCCGCCCCGTCCCGCACCTGGACGCCGCGCTGCGGGCCCGTTTCCGCACCTGCGCCACCGGGCAGGTCGGCCGCAACCTGCCCGGCTACGACCCGGTCCGCTTCCACCGCGTCCCGGTCCGGCGCACCGACCCGATCGACTTCTTCCGGGCCAAGCTGTACGGCCGGCTCGTCCCCGAACGCGCCTACGCCCGGATCGTCGCCACCGCGAAGGCGGTGGGCGCCGGTGCCTGA
- a CDS encoding glycosyltransferase, with amino-acid sequence MPDQLPLRLRGEGGRPLRVAHLTTVDMSLHLLLATELAVDVQHGLHTYGISAPGPHLERIEQLGVRHRPLPSLTRAWQPGADLAAARELLAELRRIRPDVLHTHNPKTGVLGRILGRLARVPVVVNTCHGLWAQAHDPLAKRLAVLGAEALAARFSHAELYQNAEDRAALAKWGVPARRSRVVGNGIDLDRFPAPGPARDALRARLRTRLGLAEDELLVGGVGRRVAEKGIREYAEAARALAGKARFVWIGPDDPDKPDALRAAEAGVEFLGPRDDMPAVYAALDVFVLPSHREGFSRSGMEAAASGLPLLLSDIRGCREIGTHDEHLLLAPAADAAALTTALDRLLTEPALRIRLGAAARRRALDRFDQRAVARVSLETYAAVARRRGLRWTTD; translated from the coding sequence GTGCCTGACCAGCTCCCGCTCCGCCTGCGCGGCGAGGGCGGCCGGCCGCTGCGGGTCGCCCACCTCACCACCGTCGACATGTCGCTGCACCTGCTGCTCGCCACCGAACTCGCCGTCGACGTCCAGCACGGCCTGCACACCTACGGCATCAGCGCCCCCGGACCCCACCTGGAGCGGATCGAGCAGCTCGGCGTCCGGCACCGGCCGCTGCCCTCGCTCACCCGCGCCTGGCAGCCCGGCGCCGACCTCGCCGCCGCCCGCGAACTGCTCGCCGAGCTGCGCCGGATCCGCCCCGACGTGCTGCACACCCACAACCCGAAGACCGGCGTGCTCGGCCGGATCCTCGGCCGGCTCGCCCGCGTCCCCGTCGTCGTCAACACCTGCCACGGCCTGTGGGCGCAGGCCCACGACCCGCTGGCCAAACGGCTCGCCGTGCTCGGCGCCGAGGCGCTCGCCGCCCGCTTCTCGCACGCCGAGCTCTACCAGAACGCCGAGGACCGGGCCGCGCTCGCCAAGTGGGGCGTCCCCGCGCGGCGCTCCCGGGTGGTCGGCAACGGCATCGACCTCGACCGCTTCCCCGCCCCCGGCCCGGCCCGGGACGCCCTGCGCGCCCGGCTGCGCACCCGACTCGGCCTCGCCGAGGACGAGTTGCTGGTCGGCGGGGTCGGCCGGCGGGTCGCCGAGAAGGGCATCCGCGAGTACGCCGAGGCCGCCCGGGCCCTGGCCGGCAAGGCCCGCTTCGTGTGGATCGGCCCCGACGACCCCGACAAGCCCGACGCGCTGCGCGCCGCCGAGGCCGGCGTCGAGTTCCTCGGCCCCCGCGACGACATGCCCGCCGTGTACGCCGCCCTCGACGTCTTCGTCCTCCCCTCCCACCGGGAGGGCTTCTCCCGCTCCGGCATGGAGGCCGCCGCCAGCGGCCTGCCCCTGCTGCTCAGCGACATCCGCGGCTGCCGCGAGATCGGCACCCACGACGAACACCTGCTGCTCGCCCCGGCGGCCGACGCCGCCGCCCTCACCACCGCCCTCGACCGGCTCCTCACCGAGCCCGCCCTGCGGATACGCCTGGGCGCGGCGGCCCGCCGCCGCGCCCTCGACCGGTTCGACCAGCGCGCGGTCGCCCGGGTCTCGCTGGAGACCTACGCCGCCGTCGCCCGCCGCCGCGGGCTGCGCTGGACCACCGACTGA
- a CDS encoding sugar transferase, with the protein MKRGGDLAVTVLAGIIAVPLGLLIALLIRATTGGPVIFRQTRTGRHGREFAILKFRTMRDKRHEDEPDAPRITRLGALLRKTSLDELPQLWNVLRGDMGVIGPRPTLPEQVVHYSDRQRGRLAVRPGLTGWAQVRGRNSITWPERIELDLWYIEHHSLALDLRILALTVKVLLRPAGITAAGGVNPGFPAPAHSPAPAPAESAAARIVLPRQATATAPRLAREELRG; encoded by the coding sequence ATGAAGCGAGGGGGGGACCTCGCGGTCACTGTGCTGGCCGGGATCATCGCCGTCCCGCTCGGCCTGCTGATCGCCCTCCTGATCCGCGCCACCACGGGCGGACCGGTGATCTTCCGTCAGACCCGCACCGGCCGGCACGGCCGGGAGTTCGCCATCCTCAAGTTCCGCACCATGCGCGACAAGCGCCACGAGGACGAACCCGACGCCCCGCGCATCACCCGCCTCGGCGCGCTGCTGCGCAAGACCAGCCTGGACGAACTCCCGCAGCTGTGGAACGTCCTGCGCGGCGACATGGGCGTCATCGGCCCCCGCCCCACCCTGCCCGAGCAGGTCGTCCACTACTCCGACCGCCAGCGCGGCCGGCTCGCCGTCCGCCCCGGCCTCACCGGCTGGGCCCAGGTCCGCGGCCGCAACTCCATCACCTGGCCCGAACGCATCGAACTCGACCTCTGGTACATCGAGCACCACAGCCTCGCCCTCGACCTGCGCATCCTCGCCCTCACCGTGAAGGTGCTGCTGCGCCCCGCCGGCATCACCGCCGCCGGCGGCGTCAACCCCGGCTTCCCGGCCCCCGCCCACTCCCCGGCCCCGGCCCCCGCCGAATCGGCCGCCGCCCGGATCGTGCTGCCCCGGCAGGCCACCGCGACCGCGCCCCGGCTGGCCCGGGAGGAACTGCGCGGCTGA
- a CDS encoding NeuD/PglB/VioB family sugar acetyltransferase, with protein MVWIAGAGGVGREALDVALAAGVEVAGFLDDRLAGGLVRGLPVRKPVELPSGAPYLIGIADPAVRARLAAVLDAAGGHPVTLVHPRAIIAPETELAPGCLVMGGAHVSSSVRLGLHSQVHYNATVGHDTRLGARVTVYPGANVSGAVHLEDDSTVGSGAVVLQGRTVGRAAFVGAAATVTRDVPPATTVVGTPARPLARTSPEGVA; from the coding sequence ATGGTGTGGATCGCGGGCGCGGGCGGCGTCGGCCGGGAGGCGCTGGACGTGGCGCTCGCCGCGGGCGTCGAGGTCGCCGGGTTCCTGGACGACCGGCTCGCCGGGGGCCTGGTGCGCGGCCTGCCGGTCCGGAAACCCGTCGAACTGCCCTCCGGCGCACCGTACTTGATCGGCATCGCCGACCCGGCGGTCCGGGCCCGGCTGGCCGCCGTGCTGGACGCGGCCGGCGGGCACCCCGTCACCCTGGTGCACCCACGGGCGATCATCGCCCCCGAGACCGAACTCGCCCCCGGCTGCCTGGTGATGGGCGGCGCGCACGTCTCCAGCAGCGTCCGCCTCGGCCTGCACAGCCAGGTCCACTACAACGCGACCGTCGGCCACGACACCCGCCTCGGCGCCCGGGTCACCGTCTACCCCGGCGCCAACGTCTCCGGCGCCGTCCACCTGGAGGACGACAGCACCGTCGGCTCCGGCGCCGTCGTCCTCCAGGGCCGCACCGTCGGCCGCGCCGCCTTCGTCGGCGCCGCCGCCACCGTCACCCGCGACGTTCCGCCCGCCACCACCGTCGTCGGCACCCCCGCCCGCCCGCTCGCCCGCACCTCCCCCGAAGGCGTCGCATAG
- a CDS encoding NUDIX hydrolase: protein MGIPAFLAELREVVGHRPLWLSGVSAVVVDEDGRVLLGQRVDNGRWALIGGIIDPGEQPADTVVRECLEETGVTVLPEQLVSVSVSPMIEYPNGDRSQYLDLVFRCRPLSGEARVNDDESLQVGWFHPDALPDIGDRHRDHIARALAGKDEAHFELTGR, encoded by the coding sequence ATGGGAATTCCTGCGTTTCTGGCGGAGCTGCGCGAGGTGGTCGGGCACCGGCCGCTCTGGTTGTCCGGGGTGTCGGCCGTGGTGGTCGACGAGGACGGGCGGGTGCTGCTCGGGCAGCGGGTGGACAACGGGAGGTGGGCGCTGATCGGCGGCATCATCGACCCGGGGGAGCAGCCCGCGGACACCGTGGTGCGCGAGTGCCTGGAGGAGACCGGGGTGACGGTGCTGCCCGAGCAGCTGGTCTCGGTGTCGGTCTCCCCGATGATCGAGTACCCGAACGGCGACCGCTCCCAGTACCTGGACCTGGTCTTCCGCTGCCGCCCGCTGTCCGGCGAGGCCCGGGTGAACGACGACGAGTCGCTCCAGGTCGGCTGGTTCCACCCGGACGCGCTCCCCGACATCGGGGACCGGCACCGCGACCACATCGCCCGCGCCCTGGCCGGGAAGGACGAGGCGCACTTCGAGCTGACGGGCCGTTAG
- a CDS encoding NAD-dependent epimerase/dehydratase family protein: MRVVITGGAGFIGANLARELTSRPEVAEVRVVDDLSTGSKANLAGVDVSFFEGSILDPALLDAAFTGADAVVHLAALPSVPRSVAAPLASHRVNATGTLEVLEAARRAGGLYVAAASSSSVYGANRELPKRETMRTAPMSPYAVSKLATESYLGAYHHCYGLGVLPLRFFNVFGPLQAAGHAYAAVVPAFLDAALAGRPVTVHGDGRQSRDFTYVGTVAQVLAEAVLRRVVCADPVNLAFGTRTSLLELIDLMGTVLGAPVAAAHVDPRPGDVRDSQADNARLRGLFPDVVPVPLEEGLRRTADWFRTL, from the coding sequence GTGCGTGTGGTGATCACCGGTGGGGCAGGGTTCATCGGGGCCAATCTGGCCCGGGAGTTGACGTCGCGTCCGGAGGTGGCGGAGGTCCGGGTGGTGGACGACCTGTCCACCGGCAGCAAGGCCAACCTGGCGGGGGTGGACGTCTCCTTCTTCGAGGGCAGCATCCTCGACCCGGCCCTGCTGGACGCGGCGTTCACCGGCGCCGACGCGGTGGTGCACCTGGCGGCGCTGCCGTCGGTGCCGCGTTCGGTCGCCGCCCCGCTGGCCAGCCACCGGGTGAACGCCACCGGCACCCTGGAGGTGCTGGAGGCGGCCCGCCGGGCGGGCGGCCTGTACGTCGCGGCGGCGTCCTCGTCCTCGGTGTACGGCGCCAACCGGGAGCTGCCCAAGCGCGAGACGATGCGCACCGCCCCGATGAGCCCGTACGCGGTCTCCAAGCTGGCCACCGAGTCCTACCTCGGCGCGTACCACCACTGCTACGGCCTGGGCGTGCTGCCGCTGCGCTTCTTCAACGTGTTCGGGCCGCTGCAGGCCGCCGGGCACGCGTACGCGGCGGTGGTCCCGGCGTTCTTGGACGCGGCGCTGGCTGGCCGGCCGGTGACGGTGCACGGGGACGGGCGGCAGAGCCGCGACTTCACCTACGTCGGCACGGTCGCGCAGGTGCTGGCCGAGGCGGTGCTGCGCCGGGTGGTCTGCGCGGACCCGGTGAACCTGGCCTTCGGGACGCGGACCTCGCTGCTGGAGCTGATCGACCTGATGGGCACCGTGCTGGGCGCGCCGGTCGCCGCCGCGCACGTCGATCCGCGGCCGGGGGACGTGCGGGACTCGCAGGCCGACAACGCGCGGCTGCGCGGGCTGTTCCCGGACGTGGTGCCCGTCCCACTGGAGGAGGGGCTGCGGCGCACCGCGGACTGGTTCCGGACGCTCTGA
- a CDS encoding PTS-dependent dihydroxyacetone kinase phosphotransferase subunit DhaM translates to MDQRDRSRADVIPISTAPSAPPVGAATGTVTAPVPSVPRPARPAGHGRVGLVLVSHSQELADAVRAVALAVTEADDPAPVAATGGSLADGPGSSAVLVAAAARRVDQGHGVAVLCDLDGPVRTVLTVLAAADEHGLPFPTRFADAPFVEGAVAAVATATAGGDLAAVLDAAEETARRPKH, encoded by the coding sequence ATGGACCAGCGGGACCGCAGCCGCGCCGACGTCATCCCGATCTCCACCGCGCCGTCGGCCCCGCCGGTGGGCGCCGCGACCGGCACGGTGACCGCGCCGGTGCCCTCGGTGCCGCGCCCGGCCCGGCCGGCCGGGCACGGGCGGGTGGGCCTGGTGCTGGTCTCGCACAGCCAGGAACTCGCCGACGCGGTGCGGGCGGTGGCCCTGGCCGTGACGGAGGCGGACGATCCGGCTCCGGTCGCGGCGACCGGCGGCTCGCTGGCCGACGGGCCGGGCAGCAGCGCGGTGCTGGTGGCCGCGGCGGCCCGCCGGGTCGACCAGGGCCACGGCGTGGCGGTGCTGTGCGACCTGGACGGCCCGGTGCGCACCGTGCTGACGGTGCTGGCCGCGGCCGACGAGCACGGCCTGCCGTTCCCGACCCGGTTCGCGGACGCCCCGTTCGTGGAGGGCGCGGTGGCGGCGGTGGCGACCGCGACCGCGGGCGGCGACCTGGCGGCGGTGCTGGACGCGGCGGAGGAGACCGCCCGCCGCCCCAAGCACTGA
- a CDS encoding DUF397 domain-containing protein — translation MTPAEAARAANERRKIELDVSGAEWQNAAGDEQGVQIAFVDGYIAMRNGAEPDGPALIFTPAEWRAFVLGARDGEFDPRNQ, via the coding sequence ATGACGCCGGCAGAGGCGGCCCGGGCGGCGAACGAGCGGCGCAAGATCGAGCTCGACGTGAGCGGGGCCGAGTGGCAGAACGCGGCGGGCGACGAACAGGGCGTGCAGATCGCCTTCGTCGACGGGTACATCGCCATGCGCAACGGCGCGGAGCCGGACGGCCCGGCGCTGATCTTCACCCCCGCCGAGTGGCGGGCCTTCGTCCTGGGCGCCCGGGACGGCGAGTTCGACCCGCGCAACCAGTAG
- a CDS encoding putative leader peptide: MPRPLLLTRRLHVDLRRTAGAACPAS, translated from the coding sequence ATGCCCCGGCCGCTGCTGCTCACCCGCCGCCTGCACGTGGACCTCCGGCGCACCGCCGGCGCGGCCTGTCCGGCGTCCTGA
- a CDS encoding acyl-CoA dehydrogenase family protein, whose amino-acid sequence MTRTAAQPTVPAPAPADPAADGAVERALARLPRVVDLLAARAAEHDRDGTFPYQGVETVHEAGLLTLTVGRRHGGPGAGLADTVRVLARLGRGDASVALLAAHTLLHHAEQARTAPWPAALYRRLLTESRRGPALVGTLRAPAGRPPAVTAHWQGDAWRLVGRAPHCPGAEALAWLVVEARTAEDRTAQNRPRTGLFLVRADSPGLEIDPAADQLGLRAAAGHDVLLADTRIGTDAAHLPKGPAFPADPLAAAWRQLALTAVLLGTARAALDWSAGRLRGTAATHRRPLGELDAALTGAEELVHGLAARTDADPAAATRAPAVQLLAARTAADTVQRTLTLTGSTGLDRRHPLERHLRDTLSLRTQLPAEDAVLDALGESLLGG is encoded by the coding sequence ATGACCCGCACCGCAGCGCAGCCGACCGTCCCCGCCCCCGCCCCCGCGGACCCCGCCGCCGACGGCGCCGTCGAACGGGCGCTCGCCCGGCTGCCCCGGGTCGTCGACCTGCTGGCCGCCCGGGCCGCCGAGCACGACCGCGACGGCACCTTCCCCTACCAGGGCGTCGAAACCGTCCACGAGGCCGGGCTGCTCACCCTCACCGTCGGCCGGCGGCACGGCGGGCCCGGCGCCGGACTGGCCGACACCGTCCGGGTGCTGGCCCGGCTCGGCCGCGGCGACGCCTCGGTCGCCCTGCTCGCCGCGCACACCCTGCTGCACCACGCCGAACAGGCCCGCACCGCGCCCTGGCCCGCCGCGCTCTACCGGCGGCTGCTCACCGAGTCCCGCCGCGGCCCCGCCCTGGTCGGCACCCTCCGGGCCCCCGCCGGACGCCCGCCCGCCGTCACCGCGCACTGGCAGGGCGACGCCTGGCGGCTCGTCGGCCGCGCCCCGCACTGCCCCGGCGCCGAGGCGCTCGCCTGGCTGGTCGTCGAGGCCCGCACCGCCGAGGACCGGACCGCCCAGAACCGGCCACGCACCGGCCTGTTCCTGGTCCGCGCCGACAGCCCCGGACTGGAGATCGACCCCGCCGCCGACCAGCTCGGCCTGCGCGCCGCGGCCGGCCACGACGTCCTGCTCGCGGACACCCGGATCGGCACCGACGCCGCCCACCTGCCCAAGGGGCCGGCCTTCCCCGCCGACCCGCTCGCCGCGGCCTGGCGCCAACTCGCCCTGACCGCCGTCCTGCTGGGCACCGCCCGGGCCGCCCTGGATTGGTCCGCCGGGCGGCTGCGCGGCACCGCCGCCACCCACCGCCGCCCGCTCGGCGAACTCGACGCCGCGCTCACCGGCGCCGAGGAGCTCGTCCACGGCCTGGCCGCCCGCACCGACGCCGACCCGGCCGCCGCCACCCGGGCGCCCGCCGTCCAACTGCTCGCCGCCCGCACCGCCGCGGACACCGTGCAGCGGACCCTCACCCTCACCGGCAGCACCGGCCTCGACCGCCGCCACCCGCTCGAGCGCCACCTGCGCGACACCCTCAGCCTGCGCACCCAACTGCCCGCCGAGGACGCCGTGCTGGACGCCCTCGGCGAATCCCTGCTGGGTGGCTGA